In Choloepus didactylus isolate mChoDid1 chromosome 6, mChoDid1.pri, whole genome shotgun sequence, one DNA window encodes the following:
- the LOC119536413 gene encoding 40S ribosomal protein S6-like — MKLNISFPATGCQKLIEVDDERKLRTFYEKRMATEVAADALGEEWKGCVVRISGGNDKQGFPMKQGVLTHGRVRLLLSKGHSCYRPRRTGERKRKSVRGCIVDANLSVLNLVIVKKGEKDIPGLTDTTVPRRLGPKRASRIRKFFNLSKEDDVRQYVVRKPLNKEGKKPRTKAPKIQRLVTPRVLQHKRRRIALKKQRTKKNKEEAAEYAKLLAKRMKEAKEKRQEQIAKRRRLSSLRASTSKSESSQK, encoded by the coding sequence ATGAAGCTGAACATCTCCTTCCCAGCCACTGGCTGCCAGAAGCTCATTGAAGTGGATGATGAACGCAAACTTCGTACATTTTATGAGAAGCGAATGGCCACAGAAGTTGCTGCTGACGCTCTGGGCGAAGAGTGGAAGGGTTGCGTTGTCCGAATCAGTGGTGGAAATGACAAACAAGGTTTCCCCATGAAACAGGGTGTCTTGACCCATGGCCGTGTCCGCCTCCTACTGAGTAAGGGGCATTCCTGTTATAGACCAAGgagaactggagaaagaaagCGCAAATCTGTTCGGGGTTGCATTGTGGATGCCAATTTGAGTGTTCTCAACCTGGTTATtgtaaaaaaaggagagaaggataTTCCTGGACTGACTGATACAACTGTGCCTCGTCGCCTGGGGCCCAAAAGAGCTAGCAGAATCCGCAAATTTTTCaatctctctaaagaagatgATGTCCGCCAGTATGTTGTGAGAAAGCCCCTGAACAAAGAAGGTAAGAAACCCAGGACCAAAGCACCCAAGATTCAGCGTCTTGTTACTCCACGTGTTCTGCAGCATAAACGTCGGCGTATTGCATTGAAGAAACAGCGtactaagaaaaataaggaagaggcCGCAGAATATGCTAAACTTTTGGCCAAGAGAATGAAGGAGGCCAAAGAAAAACGCCAGGAACAGATTGCCAAGAGACGTAGGCTGTCCTCACTGAGAGCTTCTACCTCCAAGTCTGAGTCCAgtcaaaaataa